One Microbacterium marinum genomic window carries:
- a CDS encoding ECF transporter S component yields the protein MKAADIGETPDESSADVARSLQDLRSRSGATYADIAMRIAALRVAAGVSPSAARVARSTVFDAFKADRARLNPALVAEIATVLGEDDAAVASWRERATKAALVRRDPAPHSEKRPQVATDLPAAATLPPLTAPATTARAGWWERHSVALILLTVCIAANLLGHRFVSALQVPLFFDMMGTAIASIALGPWHGVLVAVATNVVGMALSNPASIFFTAVNVAGALLWGYGVRRFGMGRTVLRFLLLNLLVAFVCSVIAAAIIVFALSGTSHHPLDDLARSWMALGQGLLPAVFSSNLVTSVADKLIAGFVTLVVLGSLGPVADRISLPRDTVFRRLQAPTRATARAHGPQRTRTLET from the coding sequence GTGAAGGCAGCCGACATCGGAGAGACTCCGGATGAGTCATCCGCCGATGTCGCCCGCTCGCTCCAGGACCTCCGATCCCGCTCCGGCGCGACGTATGCCGATATCGCCATGCGCATCGCGGCGCTCCGCGTCGCGGCGGGCGTGAGCCCGTCGGCCGCACGCGTGGCGCGCTCGACGGTCTTCGACGCGTTCAAAGCCGACCGTGCGCGTCTGAACCCTGCGCTCGTCGCGGAGATCGCGACCGTCCTCGGTGAGGATGACGCCGCCGTGGCGTCGTGGCGTGAGCGCGCCACGAAGGCCGCGCTCGTGCGTCGCGACCCCGCGCCGCACTCCGAGAAGCGGCCGCAGGTTGCGACCGATCTGCCGGCAGCGGCGACGCTGCCGCCGCTGACCGCCCCCGCGACCACCGCCCGTGCGGGGTGGTGGGAGCGCCACTCGGTGGCACTGATCCTGCTCACCGTCTGCATCGCGGCGAACCTGCTCGGACACCGCTTCGTGTCCGCGCTGCAGGTGCCCCTCTTCTTCGACATGATGGGCACCGCCATCGCATCGATCGCGCTCGGGCCGTGGCACGGCGTGCTCGTCGCGGTCGCCACGAACGTCGTGGGCATGGCACTGTCCAACCCGGCGTCGATCTTCTTCACCGCGGTGAATGTGGCGGGTGCCCTCCTCTGGGGCTACGGCGTGCGCCGCTTCGGCATGGGCCGGACCGTGCTCCGATTCCTGCTGCTGAACCTCCTCGTCGCTTTCGTCTGTTCGGTCATCGCCGCAGCCATCATCGTGTTCGCGTTGTCCGGGACGTCGCACCATCCGCTGGACGATCTGGCGCGGTCGTGGATGGCGCTCGGGCAGGGACTCCTGCCTGCGGTGTTCTCGTCGAATCTGGTCACGTCTGTCGCGGACAAGCTCATCGCCGGGTTCGTGACCCTCGTGGTGCTGGGCTCACTCGGGCCGGTGGCCGACCGGATCTCGCTCCCGCGCGACACCGTCTTCCGCCGGCTGCAGGCGCCCACCAGGGCCACGGCGCGCGCCCATGGGCCGCAGCGGACCCGTACGCTCGAAACATGA
- a CDS encoding DNA glycosylase AlkZ-like family protein, with the protein MHRLSRDDARRIAVRAQLLDADRPADVVEVAEQLGAIKIDPTAVISPSEHTICWSRIGWAYEPGQLSKAVETDRQLFEYDGQFRPTSLLPFLWPLMRTRTLRAATREYLEANARFRADILARLTSEGELLAADIPDTSQVQAKNEGGWYGSNQVPRMLELMMYLGEVAVSRRVGRQRVWDLAERVYPTGLPEMSPEDAETALAARRLQALGIARQKSSWSGVGVAGEEARVEGSTWVWRVDPEAIAALEDDPGGRAAVLNPYDRMLFDRPRLAELFDFEFVLEQFKPKSQRVYGYFAHPILVGDRFIGLLDAALDKRKENLVVGAVHELVPFDDEEREMVHAEIRDLAEWIGVPVRGLD; encoded by the coding sequence ATGCACCGGCTCTCCCGCGACGACGCGCGCCGCATCGCCGTTCGCGCCCAGCTCCTCGACGCCGACCGCCCTGCGGACGTCGTGGAGGTCGCCGAGCAGCTCGGAGCGATCAAGATCGACCCCACCGCCGTGATCTCGCCGAGCGAGCACACCATCTGCTGGTCGCGGATCGGATGGGCCTACGAGCCGGGGCAGCTGTCGAAGGCGGTCGAGACCGACCGCCAGCTCTTCGAGTACGACGGTCAATTCCGCCCCACGAGCCTCCTGCCCTTCCTGTGGCCACTGATGCGCACGCGCACGCTGCGGGCGGCGACCCGCGAGTACCTCGAGGCCAACGCACGCTTCCGCGCCGATATCCTCGCCAGGCTCACGAGCGAAGGAGAGCTGCTCGCCGCCGACATCCCCGACACCTCCCAGGTGCAGGCGAAGAATGAGGGCGGCTGGTACGGCTCCAATCAGGTGCCCCGCATGCTCGAGCTCATGATGTATCTCGGAGAGGTCGCGGTCAGCCGCCGCGTCGGTCGTCAGCGGGTGTGGGACCTCGCCGAGCGTGTCTACCCGACCGGGCTCCCCGAGATGTCGCCGGAGGATGCCGAGACGGCTCTCGCCGCGCGTCGGCTTCAGGCGCTCGGCATCGCGCGGCAGAAATCGTCGTGGAGCGGGGTCGGTGTCGCCGGCGAGGAGGCGCGGGTCGAGGGGAGCACCTGGGTGTGGCGCGTCGATCCCGAGGCGATCGCGGCACTCGAGGACGATCCCGGCGGCCGCGCGGCTGTCCTCAACCCGTACGACCGCATGCTCTTCGATCGGCCCCGGCTGGCGGAGCTGTTCGACTTCGAGTTCGTCCTGGAGCAGTTCAAGCCCAAGAGTCAGCGCGTGTACGGCTACTTCGCCCATCCGATCCTGGTGGGCGACCGGTTCATCGGGTTGCTGGACGCTGCGCTGGACAAGAGGAAGGAGAACCTCGTCGTCGGCGCGGTCCACGAGCTGGTCCCCTTCGACGACGAAGAGCGCGAGATGGTGCACGCCGAGATCCGAGACCTCGCTGAATGGATCGGCGTCCCCGTGCGAGGACTCGACTGA
- a CDS encoding sulfurtransferase — protein sequence MASVLNISAYLFTPIADPAALRPVLERRATERELKGTILVAEEGINLFLAGSATSVRGFVDELREDERFAALTTKESWSEDAPFRKMIVKHKREIIRMDRPAIRPAEGRAPAVEPRVLQRWLAQGHDDDGREVVLLDTRNAFEVDHGTFTGAVDWRIEKFTEFPGAADAHRDDLLGKTVVSFCTGGIRCEKAAIHLREEGIDARQLEGGILGYFEEVGGEGFQGECFVFDERRTVDARLAPTG from the coding sequence GTGGCATCCGTTCTGAACATCTCGGCCTACCTCTTCACCCCCATCGCCGACCCGGCTGCGCTGCGACCGGTGCTCGAGCGGCGGGCGACCGAGCGGGAGCTCAAGGGGACCATCCTGGTCGCCGAAGAGGGGATCAACCTGTTCCTCGCCGGATCCGCGACGTCGGTGCGCGGCTTCGTCGACGAGCTGCGCGAGGACGAGCGCTTCGCCGCGCTGACCACGAAGGAGAGCTGGTCGGAGGATGCGCCCTTCCGCAAGATGATCGTCAAGCACAAACGCGAGATCATCCGGATGGACCGGCCCGCGATCCGCCCCGCGGAGGGACGTGCGCCGGCCGTCGAGCCGCGCGTGCTGCAGCGATGGCTCGCGCAGGGTCACGATGACGACGGTCGTGAGGTCGTGCTCCTCGACACCCGGAACGCCTTCGAGGTGGACCACGGCACCTTCACGGGAGCGGTCGACTGGCGGATCGAGAAGTTCACCGAGTTCCCGGGAGCGGCCGATGCGCACCGTGACGACCTGCTCGGAAAGACGGTCGTGAGCTTCTGCACCGGCGGCATCCGATGCGAGAAGGCCGCGATCCATCTGCGCGAGGAGGGCATTGACGCGCGCCAGCTCGAGGGCGGCATTCTCGGCTACTTCGAAGAGGTGGGCGGCGAGGGCTTCCAGGGCGAGTGCTTCGTCTTCGACGAGCGCCGCACCGTCGACGCCCGGCTCGCGCCGACCGGCTGA
- a CDS encoding SDR family NAD(P)-dependent oxidoreductase, with protein sequence MAASTPLTAASTIGDWLDSEVGGPLIRGLLAASGASEDSLAPVRGLPLQQLVALSRGQMPQSVVDDLVRQANDGELPDAAPSGWTERISSGRFAGQTVIVTGAASGIGRATAARIVREGGRVVATDISAEKLAEFAASLPEADIVVVPGDITEQESVDAVVAAAGDRIDALANVAGINDDFSPLAETTDAMWHKVLAVNVTGPFLLSRAVLPAMLAAGRGSIVNVASEAALRGSASGNAYTTSKHAVIGLTKSAAVMYGPQGIRVNAVAPGGVATGIPFPAHVSEYGQERLGAFHGLIPSVATAEQLAASITFLLSDDGVNINGAVLASDGGWSAQ encoded by the coding sequence ATGGCCGCCAGCACCCCACTCACCGCCGCATCGACGATCGGCGACTGGCTCGACAGCGAGGTGGGAGGCCCCCTGATCCGCGGCCTCCTCGCCGCGTCCGGAGCGTCGGAGGACTCGCTCGCTCCCGTGCGCGGGCTCCCGCTCCAGCAGCTGGTCGCCCTCAGCCGGGGGCAGATGCCGCAGTCGGTCGTCGACGACCTGGTCAGGCAGGCGAACGACGGCGAGCTGCCCGACGCCGCGCCGAGCGGGTGGACTGAACGAATTTCGTCGGGCCGCTTCGCCGGCCAGACGGTGATCGTGACGGGCGCCGCCTCCGGGATCGGCCGGGCGACCGCCGCACGGATCGTCCGCGAAGGCGGCCGCGTCGTCGCCACCGACATCTCGGCCGAGAAGCTCGCCGAGTTCGCGGCATCCCTCCCGGAGGCGGACATCGTCGTCGTCCCCGGCGACATCACGGAGCAGGAATCCGTCGACGCCGTCGTCGCTGCTGCCGGAGACCGCATCGACGCCCTCGCGAACGTCGCCGGCATCAACGACGACTTCTCGCCGCTCGCCGAGACGACCGACGCGATGTGGCACAAGGTGCTCGCGGTCAACGTCACCGGCCCCTTCCTCCTCAGCCGTGCCGTCCTGCCCGCCATGCTCGCCGCGGGCCGGGGATCGATCGTCAACGTCGCCTCCGAAGCGGCCCTGCGCGGAAGCGCGTCCGGCAACGCCTACACGACCTCCAAGCACGCCGTGATCGGACTCACCAAGAGCGCCGCCGTCATGTACGGGCCGCAGGGCATCCGAGTGAACGCCGTCGCCCCGGGAGGTGTGGCCACCGGCATCCCCTTCCCCGCGCACGTCTCGGAGTACGGGCAGGAGCGGCTGGGGGCGTTCCACGGGCTCATCCCCTCGGTCGCCACCGCCGAGCAGCTGGCGGCGTCGATCACGTTCCTGCTCTCCGACGACGGCGTCAACATCAACGGCGCCGTGCTCGCGAGTGACGGCGGGTGGTCGGCGCAATAG
- a CDS encoding aldo/keto reductase encodes MTALGTSDLDVFPLSFGGNVFGWTADRDTSFAILDAFVAGGGDFVDSADVYSAWAPGNSGGESETIIGQWLASRRPDGVVVATKVSKHPDFRGLSASNVRAGAEASLRRLGVEAIDLYYAHAEDPDTPLEETVAAFGALVTDGLIRYPAISNFSAENTREWVRIARELGVAEPVAVQPRYNLVDRTIERDLVPVADELGLAVVPYSALASGFLTGKYRSSDPAGQASPRAGTAASYATAEGLAIIAALEEAASAHDVSVASAALGWLRAKGTVPIASASRVEQVDGLLAGARLELSADEIASLDAASDAYAATKV; translated from the coding sequence ATGACTGCTCTCGGAACCAGCGACCTCGACGTCTTCCCCCTCAGCTTCGGCGGCAACGTGTTCGGTTGGACCGCTGACCGCGACACCTCCTTCGCGATCCTCGACGCCTTCGTCGCCGGCGGGGGCGACTTCGTCGACTCGGCCGATGTGTACAGCGCGTGGGCTCCGGGAAACTCCGGCGGCGAGAGCGAGACGATCATCGGGCAGTGGCTGGCGTCGCGTCGCCCCGACGGCGTCGTGGTCGCGACCAAGGTCAGCAAGCACCCCGACTTCCGGGGCCTGTCCGCGTCGAACGTGCGGGCCGGCGCAGAGGCATCGCTGCGGCGGCTGGGTGTCGAGGCGATCGACCTCTACTACGCGCACGCCGAAGACCCCGACACCCCGCTCGAGGAGACGGTGGCCGCATTCGGTGCACTGGTGACCGACGGGCTGATTCGCTACCCCGCGATCTCCAACTTTTCGGCGGAGAACACGCGAGAGTGGGTGCGCATCGCGCGTGAGCTCGGGGTCGCCGAGCCCGTCGCCGTGCAGCCCCGGTACAACCTCGTCGATCGCACCATCGAACGCGACCTCGTCCCCGTCGCCGACGAGCTCGGGCTGGCCGTCGTCCCCTACTCCGCCCTCGCGAGCGGATTCCTCACCGGGAAGTACCGCTCGAGCGACCCGGCGGGCCAGGCATCGCCGCGCGCCGGCACCGCAGCGTCGTACGCGACCGCCGAGGGCCTCGCCATCATCGCGGCCCTCGAGGAGGCGGCATCCGCTCACGACGTGTCGGTGGCCAGTGCCGCGTTGGGCTGGCTGCGAGCGAAGGGCACCGTCCCGATCGCCTCCGCCTCGCGGGTCGAGCAGGTCGACGGTCTTCTGGCGGGGGCGCGGCTCGAGCTGAGCGCCGACGAGATCGCCTCGCTGGATGCCGCATCGGACGCGTACGCCGCGACCAAGGTCTGA
- a CDS encoding winged helix-turn-helix transcriptional regulator — MKVSFDLLRSESPGLFEDGCPTRAVLDHVMSKWGVLVLMALTDGTRRWGELRRTVDGVSEKMLASTLRTLTADGLVTRTSYPEVPPRVEYALTPLGEELMERMMPLMAWIGDNAAGILESSRGR, encoded by the coding sequence ATGAAGGTGAGTTTCGACCTCCTCCGGTCGGAGTCGCCGGGCCTCTTCGAGGACGGGTGCCCCACTCGAGCTGTCCTGGATCACGTGATGAGCAAGTGGGGCGTCCTCGTGCTGATGGCACTGACGGACGGCACACGGCGCTGGGGTGAGCTGCGGCGCACGGTGGACGGTGTCAGCGAGAAGATGCTCGCCTCCACCCTGCGCACCCTCACCGCCGACGGTCTCGTCACCCGCACCTCGTATCCGGAGGTGCCGCCCCGCGTCGAGTACGCGCTCACTCCGCTCGGCGAGGAACTCATGGAGCGGATGATGCCGCTCATGGCGTGGATCGGCGACAACGCCGCCGGCATCCTGGAGTCATCCCGCGGGCGGTGA
- a CDS encoding SDR family oxidoreductase: protein MTILVTAAGGHLGHLVVDALLRRGARPEDIVAGARTPEKASDLAARGVRVTALDYNDPSSVAAALQGVDSVLLVSGSDPGARFEQHRTVIDAVQAAGVAKLVYTSLAHTDTIDFVLAPDHSATEREIADRGIPAVILRNNWYIENYVADAATAGATGALAAAVGDARVAAASRADYAEAAAVVLLEDGHVGRTYELSGDIAVSYAEIADALGSALGRDVAYVPVSRAQLEEALTAAGLDAGTIGFVAEMQAGIGRGVLADADPTLARLIGRPTTPFAEGIRAALSA from the coding sequence ATGACCATCCTCGTCACCGCCGCCGGCGGACACCTCGGACACCTCGTCGTCGACGCCCTCCTGCGGCGCGGAGCGCGACCCGAGGACATCGTCGCCGGCGCCCGCACGCCCGAGAAGGCGAGCGACCTCGCCGCGCGCGGCGTCCGCGTCACGGCACTCGACTACAACGACCCGTCATCGGTCGCCGCGGCGCTGCAGGGCGTCGACAGCGTCCTGCTGGTCTCCGGGTCCGACCCGGGCGCCCGATTCGAACAGCACCGCACCGTGATCGACGCGGTGCAGGCCGCAGGCGTCGCGAAGCTCGTCTACACCAGCCTCGCGCACACCGACACGATCGACTTCGTGCTCGCCCCCGACCACTCCGCGACCGAGCGGGAGATCGCGGACCGCGGCATCCCCGCCGTGATCCTGCGCAACAACTGGTACATCGAGAACTACGTCGCGGATGCCGCGACCGCCGGCGCCACCGGCGCGCTCGCCGCCGCCGTGGGCGACGCCCGGGTCGCCGCCGCGAGTCGGGCCGACTACGCGGAGGCCGCTGCCGTGGTGCTGCTCGAAGACGGGCACGTGGGCCGGACCTATGAGCTGTCGGGCGACATCGCGGTCTCGTACGCCGAGATCGCCGATGCCCTCGGCTCCGCTCTCGGCCGTGACGTCGCCTACGTCCCCGTGTCGCGCGCGCAGCTGGAAGAGGCGCTCACGGCCGCGGGCCTCGACGCCGGAACCATCGGATTCGTGGCCGAGATGCAGGCGGGGATCGGCCGCGGTGTGCTCGCCGACGCAGACCCCACGCTCGCCCGCCTCATCGGCCGCCCCACGACGCCTTTCGCCGAGGGCATCCGGGCGGCGCTGTCGGCCTGA
- a CDS encoding LLM class flavin-dependent oxidoreductase has translation MERFGTLSFGHYGPLGRGRELTAGDSMRQAIDLAQGMDDLGANGIYFRVHHFARQQSSPMPLLAAIAATTERIEMGTGVIDMRYENPLYLAEEAASVDLISDGRLALGVSRGSPESVVNGYEAFGYTGSQDPRGADIARQHFDTFLRAIDGEGLAERDPHSPFGGGTGLQRIEPHSPGLRSRVWWGAGNRDTAAWAGTMGVNLMSSTLLTEADGREFDLLQAEQIDAFRGAWREAGHAGTPRVSVSRSVFPITTAEDDLYFGRSAEQGGIGVIDGMHATFGRTYAGSPDQLVEQLQQDAAVAAADTLMLTIPSQLGVEFNLRIVESFAKHVAPSLGWVSTR, from the coding sequence ATGGAACGATTCGGCACGCTCTCCTTCGGCCACTACGGCCCCCTCGGCCGCGGCCGCGAACTCACCGCCGGCGACTCGATGCGCCAGGCGATCGATCTCGCCCAGGGCATGGACGACCTCGGCGCGAACGGCATCTACTTCCGCGTGCACCACTTCGCGCGTCAGCAGTCCTCCCCCATGCCGCTGCTCGCCGCCATCGCCGCGACGACCGAGCGCATCGAGATGGGCACCGGCGTCATCGACATGCGGTACGAGAACCCGCTGTATCTCGCCGAGGAAGCGGCATCCGTCGACCTGATCTCTGACGGCCGCCTGGCGCTCGGCGTCAGCCGCGGCTCACCCGAGTCGGTCGTCAACGGCTACGAGGCGTTCGGCTACACGGGCTCGCAGGACCCGCGCGGCGCCGACATCGCCCGGCAGCACTTCGACACGTTCCTTCGGGCGATCGATGGCGAGGGTCTCGCAGAGCGCGACCCGCACAGCCCGTTCGGCGGCGGGACCGGTCTGCAGCGCATCGAACCGCACTCCCCCGGCCTGCGTTCGCGCGTCTGGTGGGGCGCGGGCAACCGCGACACCGCCGCGTGGGCGGGCACCATGGGCGTCAACCTCATGTCGTCGACCCTGCTCACCGAAGCGGACGGGCGCGAGTTCGATCTGCTGCAGGCCGAGCAGATCGACGCGTTCCGCGGTGCGTGGCGCGAGGCCGGCCACGCCGGGACCCCTCGGGTCTCTGTCAGCCGATCGGTGTTCCCCATCACGACCGCGGAGGACGACCTGTACTTCGGTCGCTCGGCCGAGCAGGGCGGCATCGGCGTGATCGACGGCATGCACGCCACGTTCGGGCGCACCTACGCCGGATCCCCCGACCAGCTCGTCGAGCAGCTCCAGCAGGATGCCGCGGTCGCCGCGGCCGACACGCTGATGCTCACGATCCCGTCGCAGCTGGGCGTGGAGTTCAACCTCCGCATCGTCGAGTCGTTCGCGAAGCACGTCGCGCCGTCGCTCGGCTGGGTGTCCACGCGCTGA
- a CDS encoding serine/threonine-protein kinase, with the protein MPETHDSPAGDLLDGRYRIGERLGRGGMADVYRAMDELLGRDVAVKIIRPGVDGVASPERARGEMSALATLNHPSLVTLLDARLDNADGQDYLVMELVEGPTLSDVLREGPLSEHDTARLASEIAEGLHVVHSADVVHRDIKPSNVLLAPAHLPGLRYRAKLADFGIAYLVDEARVTEPGDVIGTAAYLAPEQVNGAAPAPPADVYALGLVLIEALSGQPAFPHAAGVATALARLNAPPELPVAVSAPWRDLLEQMTRLEPSERPSALDVAIVASRLMGVPEEPSAPVAAAGAAPTELLTAAPAAESANTDVPTELLAAAAAAPLGAGAGAGAGAGDPPTRVMPGLASAAGATAASTGGTDAATAPTDTVPDDGASRPRRRRTLIGAAAVGAAILVGAGAWGIGTLGGAPAPASEEPAVTEETPSTPRPSGEPTDTEADGETSTGGDTRPTDEESTAPSDEESSSPEPDAPAEESPAPADPGAEEPDPTTPVEPAPEPEPTTPVEEPAPEEPAPAEPSPEEPAPDPVTTP; encoded by the coding sequence ATGCCCGAAACCCACGACAGCCCCGCCGGAGACCTGCTCGACGGCAGGTACCGCATCGGCGAGCGTCTCGGCCGCGGCGGCATGGCCGATGTGTACCGAGCGATGGACGAACTGCTCGGCCGTGACGTTGCGGTGAAGATCATCCGGCCCGGCGTCGACGGTGTCGCGTCCCCCGAACGCGCCCGAGGCGAGATGAGTGCGCTGGCGACCCTCAACCATCCCTCGCTGGTGACGCTGCTCGACGCCCGACTCGACAACGCCGACGGGCAGGACTACCTCGTGATGGAGCTCGTGGAGGGACCCACCCTCTCCGACGTTCTCCGCGAAGGACCCCTGAGCGAGCACGACACGGCCCGGCTGGCGAGCGAGATCGCCGAAGGTCTGCACGTCGTGCACTCCGCCGATGTCGTCCACCGTGACATCAAGCCGTCGAACGTCCTGCTGGCGCCGGCGCATCTGCCGGGGCTGCGCTATCGCGCCAAGCTCGCGGACTTCGGGATCGCCTACCTCGTCGACGAGGCGCGCGTCACCGAGCCGGGTGATGTGATCGGCACCGCCGCGTACCTCGCTCCCGAGCAGGTGAACGGTGCGGCACCCGCGCCACCGGCAGACGTGTACGCGCTCGGACTCGTGCTGATCGAGGCGCTGTCAGGCCAGCCCGCATTCCCTCACGCCGCAGGAGTCGCCACCGCACTGGCACGCCTGAACGCACCCCCCGAGCTCCCCGTCGCCGTGTCCGCCCCGTGGCGCGATCTCCTGGAGCAGATGACCCGACTCGAACCGTCGGAGCGTCCCTCCGCGCTCGACGTCGCGATCGTGGCATCCCGCCTCATGGGAGTGCCCGAGGAGCCGAGCGCCCCGGTCGCGGCCGCGGGTGCCGCCCCGACGGAGCTCCTCACCGCTGCGCCGGCCGCGGAGAGTGCGAACACCGACGTCCCGACCGAACTGCTCGCTGCCGCGGCCGCCGCACCGCTAGGCGCAGGCGCAGGTGCAGGCGCAGGCGCGGGTGACCCGCCCACCCGGGTGATGCCCGGCCTCGCGTCCGCCGCAGGCGCGACAGCCGCTTCAACCGGTGGAACGGATGCCGCGACCGCACCGACCGACACCGTTCCCGACGACGGCGCGAGTCGTCCGCGGCGACGCCGAACCCTGATCGGTGCCGCAGCGGTCGGAGCCGCCATCCTGGTCGGCGCGGGCGCGTGGGGAATCGGAACTCTCGGCGGGGCGCCGGCACCGGCGTCCGAGGAACCGGCCGTCACCGAGGAGACCCCGAGCACGCCGCGACCCTCCGGCGAACCGACCGACACGGAGGCGGACGGCGAGACGTCCACAGGAGGAGACACCCGTCCGACGGACGAGGAGTCGACTGCGCCCTCCGATGAGGAGTCCTCCTCTCCGGAGCCGGACGCGCCCGCGGAGGAGTCCCCGGCGCCCGCAGACCCGGGCGCAGAGGAACCCGACCCCACGACTCCCGTCGAGCCGGCACCCGAACCGGAGCCGACGACGCCCGTGGAGGAGCCTGCGCCGGAGGAACCCGCCCCCGCGGAGCCGTCTCCGGAGGAACCCGCACCGGACCCCGTGACGACCCCCTGA